A single Flavobacterium sp. 1 DNA region contains:
- the rplN gene encoding 50S ribosomal protein L14 yields the protein MVQQESRLKVADNTGAKEVLTIRVLGGTKRRYASVGDKIVVSIKDATPNGNVKKGAVSTAVVVRTKKEVRRADGSYIRFDDNACVLLNAAGEMRGTRVFGPVARELREKQFMKIVSLAPEVL from the coding sequence ATGGTACAACAAGAATCAAGACTAAAAGTAGCAGATAACACAGGAGCTAAAGAAGTTTTAACTATCCGTGTTTTAGGAGGTACCAAAAGAAGGTATGCCTCTGTTGGAGACAAGATTGTAGTATCTATTAAAGATGCAACACCTAACGGAAACGTTAAAAAAGGTGCTGTTTCAACTGCAGTTGTTGTACGTACCAAAAAAGAAGTGAGAAGAGCTGATGGTTCTTATATCCGTTTCGATGATAATGCATGTGTTCTTTTGAATGCTGCAGGAGAAATGAGAGGAACTCGTGTTTTTGGTCCGGTAGCAAGAGAACTTCGTGAAAAACAATTCATGAAAATTGTATCATTAGCACCAGAAGTGCTTTAA
- the rplX gene encoding 50S ribosomal protein L24, translating to MIKLKIKSGDIVRVIAGDHKGAEGKVLRVYREKNKAIVEGVNMVSKHTKPSAKSPQGGIVKKEASIQISNISLIDPKTKETTRVGIRVEGDKKVRFSKKSNQVL from the coding sequence ATGATAAAGCTAAAAATAAAATCAGGAGACATCGTAAGAGTAATTGCTGGAGACCATAAAGGTGCTGAAGGTAAAGTTTTGCGTGTATACCGTGAGAAAAACAAAGCAATTGTTGAAGGTGTAAACATGGTTTCTAAACATACGAAACCTAGTGCAAAAAGCCCTCAAGGTGGTATTGTAAAAAAAGAAGCTTCTATTCAAATTTCTAATATTTCACTTATTGATCCTAAAACTAAGGAAACAACAAGGGTAGGTATTAGAGTTGAAGGAGATAAGAAAGTAAGATTTTCAAAAAAATCTAATCAAGTACTATAG
- the rplE gene encoding 50S ribosomal protein L5, with protein sequence MAYIPRLKEEYKSRVISALKEEFGYTNVMQVPKLEKIVLSKGVGAAVSDKKLIDYAVDELTKITGQKAISTISKKDVASFKLRKGMPIGAKVTLRGERMYEFLDRLITSALPRVRDFSGIKATGFDGRGNYNLGVLEQIIFPEIDIDKVNKISGMDISFVTTAKTDKEAKSLLAELGLPFKKN encoded by the coding sequence ATGGCATATATACCTAGACTAAAAGAAGAATATAAGAGTAGAGTTATCTCTGCTCTTAAAGAAGAATTCGGTTACACAAACGTAATGCAAGTTCCAAAATTGGAAAAAATCGTTTTGAGTAAAGGAGTTGGTGCAGCAGTATCTGATAAAAAATTAATTGACTATGCAGTTGATGAGTTAACAAAGATTACTGGACAGAAAGCAATATCTACAATTTCAAAGAAAGACGTTGCGTCTTTCAAATTGAGAAAAGGAATGCCTATTGGAGCAAAAGTTACTTTGCGAGGTGAAAGAATGTATGAGTTTTTAGATAGACTTATTACTTCTGCGTTACCACGTGTTAGAGATTTCAGTGGTATTAAAGCAACTGGTTTTGACGGTAGAGGAAATTATAATTTAGGTGTTTTAGAGCAAATCATTTTCCCTGAAATTGATATTGACAAAGTAAATAAAATATCTGGAATGGACATTTCTTTTGTAACTACTGCAAAAACAGATAAAGAAGCAAAGTCATTGTTGGCTGAATTAGGTTTACCTTTTAAAAAGAATTAA
- the rpsN gene encoding 30S ribosomal protein S14, protein MAKESMKAREVKREKTVAKYAEKRKALLEAGDFVGLQKLPKNASPVRLHNRCKLTGRPRGYMRQFGISRVTFREMANNGLIPGVKKASW, encoded by the coding sequence ATGGCTAAAGAATCAATGAAAGCCCGTGAGGTTAAGAGAGAAAAAACGGTGGCTAAGTATGCTGAGAAAAGAAAAGCTTTATTAGAAGCTGGAGATTTCGTAGGTTTGCAAAAATTACCGAAAAATGCTTCTCCAGTTCGTTTGCACAACCGTTGCAAATTAACAGGAAGACCAAGAGGGTATATGCGTCAATTCGGAATTTCACGTGTAACTTTCCGTGAAATGGCTAATAATGGACTAATTCCAGGTGTTAAAAAAGCAAGCTGGTAA